The Sporomusa termitida genome has a window encoding:
- a CDS encoding MerR family transcriptional regulator translates to MTELLSIKDISQELGIPQSTLRYYRDLFLDYLPAMGEGKKKRFYPEAVEVFQTIAKCMHQNKNADDIANELDSRFTRFIEIDPEPQENSATYSHNDETVQSQALSTIDQFDGSAIMAVIASQNQALQQIAATISMVNGQQEELQHLKQEVTKLEERLETELTDHFQLIDIRLRQITEEKESNKPKSFWQRLFN, encoded by the coding sequence ATGACAGAATTGCTTAGTATCAAAGATATATCGCAAGAGCTGGGGATTCCGCAGAGCACGCTGCGATATTATCGGGACTTGTTTCTGGACTATCTGCCGGCTATGGGGGAGGGGAAGAAGAAACGTTTTTATCCGGAAGCGGTTGAGGTATTTCAGACTATTGCCAAATGCATGCATCAAAATAAAAACGCTGATGATATTGCGAATGAGCTGGACAGCCGTTTTACCAGATTTATTGAGATTGATCCCGAACCGCAGGAAAACAGCGCAACATATTCGCATAATGACGAAACTGTTCAATCTCAGGCCTTATCGACAATAGATCAATTTGACGGTTCTGCGATTATGGCTGTTATCGCCTCGCAAAACCAGGCTTTGCAACAAATTGCGGCTACCATCAGCATGGTTAACGGGCAGCAAGAGGAGTTGCAGCATTTAAAGCAGGAAGTAACTAAGCTGGAAGAACGCCTGGAAACAGAACTGACTGATCATTTCCAGTTAATAGATATTCGTTTACGCCAAATTACAGAGGAAAAAGAAAGTAATAAGCCAAAATCATTTTGGCAGCG
- a CDS encoding M48 family metallopeptidase, producing the protein MPTIKFNGRNLHYSQRLDKRRKNIQIRVLPTAMVEIITPGKLTTAEIEHIIMVKRRWLTSRLHKLSALAANPVNLRLTTGSQLLYRGEPRTLTVLAGSSKPEISLTPAEVLVKLPADPKTNPEAMTEQLIKAWLVKQAGELFLNKTKQWAAVIGVCPARITIKDQKTRWGSCSSLGNINYNWRIIMAPPQVADYLIIHELCHLLVPNHSVRFWEQVGRFSPEYRECRQWLADNGKLLSRIF; encoded by the coding sequence ATGCCAACAATTAAATTCAATGGGCGGAATCTTCACTATAGCCAGCGGCTGGATAAACGCCGGAAAAATATTCAGATACGGGTACTGCCAACGGCCATGGTGGAGATCATTACCCCGGGAAAACTAACCACTGCTGAGATTGAGCATATCATCATGGTGAAAAGAAGATGGCTCACCAGCCGTCTGCATAAACTGTCCGCCCTTGCGGCCAACCCTGTAAATCTACGCCTGACAACAGGCTCCCAGTTACTCTATCGGGGTGAGCCGCGCACACTTACAGTCCTGGCCGGCAGCAGCAAGCCAGAAATCTCACTAACACCGGCAGAGGTGCTTGTAAAACTGCCTGCCGATCCTAAGACTAACCCGGAAGCCATGACTGAACAGCTAATAAAAGCCTGGCTTGTTAAGCAGGCCGGTGAATTATTTCTCAATAAAACCAAGCAATGGGCAGCAGTAATCGGCGTGTGCCCGGCCCGAATTACCATCAAAGACCAAAAAACACGCTGGGGCAGTTGTTCCAGTCTTGGCAATATTAACTATAACTGGCGAATTATCATGGCTCCGCCCCAGGTGGCCGATTACCTGATCATTCACGAGCTGTGTCATCTGCTAGTCCCTAATCATTCGGTCAGATTTTGGGAACAGGTTGGCCGGTTTTCGCCTGAATACCGGGAATGCCGTCAATGGCTGGCCGATAATGGGAAACTATTGTCCCGGATTTTTTAA